The following nucleotide sequence is from Molothrus ater isolate BHLD 08-10-18 breed brown headed cowbird chromosome 12, BPBGC_Mater_1.1, whole genome shotgun sequence.
GAGGGAGGGGTCACATGGGGAAGCTCATggaagggagcagaggctgcaccGTGCCGGGGTGGGAAGAGGGTGGCCCCTCATGTCACTGACAGGTTACAACAAGATCCAGGGGCAGCGATTTGGGGCGGGGTCGCTGCTCCTCCTCCGCGCCCGGCTGAGCGCGGCAGCTTCAAAGCCAGAAACCCCCCTGCACTCCCCATCATGCACATACCGGCACCAAGAGactcaaaataaatacatgcagGTTTAATACATACATAgggattttaaatatttaagacaTATGTATGTATCTTTGGtttatttatatacacacacacacacacacacacaagtatTTTTCCATACCATTCACCGTTCAGGATGCTGACACGCAGCATCGCAATTTCAGGTGGGACTGTGGCATCCCCAGGCACCCATCCCCGAGCTGActtccctcctgtccccccttCCTCCTGTCCCCCCGCCGTGCCGGTGCCCTCCTACCTTGCCCTGGGGGTCCAGGCAAGCAGCGAAGATGTGCCGAggtgggctgggctgctccagcaaacccttcagcagccccaggcccagcccgCCATCGCAGCCGGTCAGCAGGACACTGCCCACGCTGAGCCCCTCCATCCCCGCTGCTCTCCACAGCCGGTTGTGCTGCCCCAGCGGGATTTGGCAATCGGCCTCGATAATCCGGGAGGTGGCAACGCTGCgggtgctgctgggatgggtggAGCTGAGGGGCACCGCCTGCACCCCCGCTTCTGGAGGGTATGGGGCAGCAGGATGCTCTTCTGCATCCCAGGGTCACCCATCACCTTGACCATGAGGTTGTTGCACTCCTCCATACCCCAAAACACCCACCCCCCTCAAGCCATGGGAACCCCAAAGGGGTGATGGTACCTTCTCACCTGTTCCCCATTACTGGGGTGACCCCAGAGAACCAGAAAATCCATAGCAGCACAGGCAAGGCTATTAATTACAGTACAACCTTTATTAATACTGGAATCTTCACAGTGCATTCGTTACTTGTAGCAGTGACTATGGAAAatggggaagggggggaaagaggggaattaccaccaggaaaaaaaaaaaattaaaagaaaagacggaatgaaagaaagagaaagaaacgtggcagagggacagggagaggggaagcggcggcagaggcagggacacgagggggaaaaataaattaaaaaaaaagaaaagaataaggACCAAGTTAACAACAGCACCAGAAAAGTTACTTCAGTCGAAAGACAggtcagtttttttttcttttccaaagaatttttgttttctgtacaAAATAAGAGACCCCCCCCTCCCTCAAACCCAAACATTTGTCACTTGGCCTCAGCGGTtctgggcaggagaaggggaaagggggagaacTAAATTGTTACTCCTAagggggagggctggggggctgcgaTGCGACAGACAGCAGGGGGCGGGGGCTATGTACAGCGGGGCCGGGGTTGTGCTTTCCTCCAGCCGCCGGCAGAAAGCTGCTTTGCCTGGGGGGTCTGAGACAAAcctcctgtgcctggagccCCCTCTGAGCAGACCCTGCAcagggtctgggggtgctgagcGAGGGTGAGGGGGTTTGTTGGGGGTCCCAAGTGATCCTTGTGAGGGGGGGCAAAGTGGAGGTTCAGCATCCTCAGTCCCTgccccctggtgtccccccaAGACAGAGGGGATTGCAGTGCCTCTACCCCCAGCCCCCCCACCCTCTCACATGTCCCCCACTTCTTCTTcccccccctgcacccccagcccgtTGCTTGTGCCCCCTGGAatgaggctgagctgtgctggccccaAGCAGGCAGCTGGGGGGAATGGGGCCAGGGCCCCCcactcctggtgctcctggtgctcctggtgctccacggctggcacagccctgctggcaccatCCTCTCCTGCTGCGGCTGGGGCCACCCGCCTGCGCCcgagggaaagaaaacagagaggagagggaaagccAGAGGGGaataggaaaagagaaacaaagggaaagaggtggaaaaaagaaaggaaaaaaaaaaaggaaaatggaagggaggagaaaaagagttgaaaagaaattaaaagaaaaagagttaaaaagaaaggaaaacaaaaaagagttaaaaagaaagggaaaaaagaaaagagttaaaggaaatgaaaaagaggactagaagaggaaaagaagaggagaaaaataggaaaatgaagaaagtagGAAAAtagaagggaggagaaaaagagttaaagagaaatgaaaagaaaaagagttaaaaagaaaggaaaagaaaaagaggacaagaagaggaaaaggagaaaaatgggaaaatgaagaaaataagaaaagagaaggaaaagtgacatagaagaacaaaagaaaaaaggcaaaagaaaaaagcagaaaaaccaggaaaaagaagaggagaaaaggagaaaaagaggagaaagaggacCAAAGAGAGAACAAGTGAAGGAGGGACGTaaggagagggcagggcaggaggagacagaggggcaggaagcagggggcagcagagagggacagggcagcGGGTGCCGGCGggtgggggtccctggggaggggcagTGGCTGCCCCCGGGGTCCATCGGGCACGTCCCCCTGGCCGGGGCAGCATCACGATATCCGCGGGGCCGACCTGTCGTTGGTGACGGTCCTGCGCAGCCGCACCCCGCGCCGGATGGCCACCAGCATGTCTTCGGCCGGGGGGTCCATGGAGGCcgcggggggcggcgcgggggtCTCCTCGCCGGGGCCGGACCCCACGAGGGCGGTGGGGAAGGGGAACTGGCCTTCCCCCAGGGCGTGGGCGCCGGCCACCAGCTCCCCAATCTTCTCCACCAAACTGTGCCGGTTGGCAGCCAACTGTTggtcctcctcttcctcagcgGAGAGGTGCTGGCCGGCCCCGGGGTAGACAGAGATCTCCATGGCACCGCCACCCCAGGCGGTGTTGGGAAGGCTCAGCCGCTTGGGCGAAGCTTTGGCAAAATCCAGGGGGTTCGGAGAGGCGTCGTCGGCATAGAAGACGCACTCTTCGCTGCCCACCCGCGTAGGGCCGGCGTAGCCAGGGGAGTCGGGCACTGTGGGGGTCTTCACGGGGACGATGGGGGGTCGGATGGGGATGGGGCCAGCGTTGGACAGCGTACGGCGGACCGAGGGCTTGGTGGAGGGCGTGCGGCGGATGGTGGCCACCCCCGGGGTGGTGCCGGCCGGGAGGTTGGTGCCGGTGGGCAGCCCGGCGGTGGAGGCGGGACGCTTGGTCTGGATCATCCGCCGGTAGTTCTGGGCGATGTTGCTGTTGCGTGGGATGGTGGAGGACTTGTCGAAATCGCTCTGCGGGTCACACTCCACATCACCGTTCACCGAGTAGCAGTCGTAGTCggagcctggggagggagcagcactATCAGTGTGGCTGGGGGGACAGTGGTAGCCAAGCTCAACCATGTCATTAaagccagccccagccactTCCATCACAGCACAACAACAACCAAATTCAACTACCATGATTGTCACACAACCACTACTGTCCCAGTCATTGCTGGCACAACATGCTCCCCACCAAACACAAACATCACTACTGTTGGAAAGCACAGTCACCCCAGCCATCACACTGAAATTACAACCAAACCCAACTGTCACCATCACAACCACCCCAATCACAGCCATCACTACATGATCACAGCCAAGCTCCACTGTCACCACCACATGCTCATAACTGGCTCAGACATCATCATGCCAACATCATGACAGATGTGGTTATTTGATCTCCAACTACTGACTCTGTTGCCATCACTTACCATCTGCCACCATCTTCACCTGTACTCAACCTCTGTGCACAGACACATCACCTGTTATGGCACTTCCTGGCACAACTGCACCCACTGAGCCCCAGCTAGCACCCAAATAACCAGGAAAAGCTTTGGCTATTTGTGGCACCAGCCCCTACACAGTATGACCATAGCCCGGTGCTATGACACCCAGCACACACAACTGTGCCCCAGGACCACCAAAACCTCTGTTGTGCCCTTCCCCACTCTAAGTGCCATTTCAGGTGGTCCCAGGTACCCCTGGTGCCAGTACCTTGGGAAGGGATGGTGtcctcagagcaggagggggTGGTGGTCTGCGTGCTGTAGCCACTGGAGTACTGCAGCGAGTCCCGGCTGCTCTTCTGGTGCTCCAAGCTCAGCCCACGGGTCAAGACCATGGCCAGGTCGCTGGCGGCAGGGGACACCTCCTCCCCATGCTGCTGGGGCAAAGGGCACTGTCAGCACCCTGGTTCCTCCTCTGGGAGTCCCCAGGAGCCCCCCAcctctgtgccctccctgccacagctggtACCTTGGCAGCAATTGTAGCTGGCGACATCCGGGGCCTGGGAGCATCCTCGGCACCGATGCCTGGGTACCCCCCGGCAGGAGAGCCCATCTCGGCCTCCCGCAGGTGCTCCACGCGGTCCTTGCGCCGCTGCAGGGTAGGGACCACCGGCTGGTCATAGGGGCTGGCCTTGGACCAGTCCTGCAACGGGCAAGGCATGCAGTTCAtgctggtgacactggggagcAGGAGTGTGGCAGGAGAGGTCTCAAGCTGATGTCCCCCGTGTCAAGCCACGGGTGCTGCTCAGGATGCTCTGCCCCAtgcaggaagggaggggagggtctgggggctgAACCCCATGAAGTGAGGGGGGAATCACGTGTGAAATGCAACCCTGGTGGGATGGCAAGGACTAACCGAGGTGGGGGAGCTGCACTCGCTAACTGACTGGCAGGTTTCGGATGCCTCTGAGGACGCCGAGCTGGAGGACTTCTGCTGTGCCGTGACGAGCCGAGAGCCGGAAGGTGAGAGAAGAGGCAGTTAGCAAGCAAAGCCAGAGCCATGACCCTGGTTagagcagcacccacagctccctggctgagcaaggcccccagcccttctccccTCTGGCAGTAGCTGCAGGATGGCGAGCAGGATGCGACCTTGGCAGTGGGGTCAAGAACTGGGATGATGCACTGCCCCAACCCTGCCCCCTCTCACCCCAAGCCATGCAGAGCCAAGAGGTATTTTGGGTTGCTGGGTTGGTGATGCCAGGTTAGCATAGACAAGTGGGAATGGCAACTCCCTGGGGATCCCGGAGCATCCTTGGCACTGGGGATGGTGCAGCATGAAGGGGAAGCTTTGCCTCATGCTGTCTGGTGGGTGGCATAAATTGGGTATTATGGGGCTGTGGTGATTGGGAAACACCCTGTTCTCCTGGCACGGGGAGAGGGATCTCTGTGCCTCATCCCTGGGGGAATTCCCTGATAGGGTTTCTCTGCCATGTGGCCCAGGATGCCCACAGCTATGGCAGGCACCCTCAATATTCCCAATATTTATTCCCCTTGATGCCAACACAGATGGAAATAGTTCTGAGGGTGGGTCTGATCACCTCTCCACCGGACCCTTGTGCTGCGCCCAGCACCACCCACCCATTCTATGGaagaggaaactgaggcatggagGTTGGCAGCACGGACCACCCTCCCTGTACCTGGCTGGTGATGTCCGAGGGCATGGGGGAAGGTGGTTTGGAATAAGCGGCGTCCTGGGAGATGAAGCCGGAGTCGTGGGAGGAGACGCTGGAGAGGcgggtggcggcggcggggggctgCGCCAGGCTGCGGTAGCGATAGGTGGAACTGGGTGAGCAGGTCTGAGCCCCGCCGGGCCACGCCATGCCACCCTTGGCACTGCTAACGCTGCTGGGGGGGCGCCGGGGGGACGGGGACACGCCGGTGGGAaggacaaaggaaggaaaagaaaatttaagacAGAGGTTCGGAGGTGGCAGGATGGCCAGCGCCCTGCCACACATCCCAacctggggaaactgaggcatgtAGTCCTCCTGGGGGTGTCCCTTTGCCTCCTGGGGTGGCCCTGCGGCAGGGAACAGGCTGGGGGACATGACAGAGGTGGTATGCTTTTCCCCAAACACCCATGCACGGCACACATGTCCCCAGACCCTGGAGGACAGGGCATGTGTCGGgcccccatcctgccccataggtccaccagccctgcccagtgcaCCAAGACCAATTCCTCCATATTAGTGGGAGCCACCTGCCCATATGGACATGAGAAGGTGGACATGCACCTGGTGAGCAACCCCAAAAGCCGTAAGCATCATTAACCCACTGAGGTTAACGAAGACCCACTGAGGTTAACGAAGAGGGTTGGATTTCCTGGCTGTGGTTGGGTGTGGAGCCCACCTCACCATACCTGCACATGCTGGACTTgcgggagctggagctgctgggtgaggaTGGGGGCGTTTGGTAGGACCAGCTGTAGTCAGAGCCCTTCAGGTCCTTGATCACCTGCAGGAAAGATGGGGTTTTAAGTCCCCCCTAAAGatgcctccctgctcccctgacTTGCCCCTACTGACCTGCTCACTGGCGGGGGGCAACTTGTGGGGCTCAGCGGTGAGCACCACCAGGTCCTCAATGATGCCCTGCAGGTGGGTGATCTCTCCCAGCATGGTGAGCTCCCCGTTCTGAGGACAGACAAGAGAGAGCATCAGCATCCACTGGGCAGAAGGAACAACCCTTGACCCTCCCGGCCCCCAACACTCaccaccacaggctgcaggaaggTGATGAAGGTGCAGAAGCGGCCCCGCTCCTCGATGAGGGCTTTGCGGACCGCCTGCTTCTCcgtctcctccagcagcaggtaCATGTCATTGACGTCCTGCAGTGCGTtgtccagctggggctgcaggtcccCCTTCCCTGAGAGATGGGGCACTgtcagccctgggctcccctgccaccctccccaggctgctggcgGTGCCACTGCCAAGCCGAGGCCATTCCCCCAGCTTGAGGACAGCACCCCATCTTCACATTCCAGCACATACCATAGGTCTCCCACTCTGCCCATCTCCCTGGAAGGTCCAGGAGCACCCTCACCCCACAACAGACCTGGGCAGGGGGCTTCTCTGCcactccatccccatccctggcacttGGGACCAGAGGACCCCTTGGGCTACTACATGGTGAGTCTGGCATTGCCTCAGGATATGGGGTGCAGGCTAAGCTAAGCTAAAAGCAGGGTGAGGGTGGGAACTGGGAgtggatggacggacggacagacagacagaggcTGGGGAGACTGGGGGGAGTAGATGAGGAAGCAGAGAGGGGGCCGGTGGTGGGGGGCAGCGGTTCACTTACCAAGTAGCTCTACAGGAAGGATgtggaggggagggaagagagaaggagaCAGAGAAAACGTGTGAAAAGAGGCCGAAGGCTGGGGCTCATGCCCCGCCTCCCCACCACCCCCGGGCCGTGCTGGCACCTCCCTTTCtacagggaggcagcaggaccCCCCTAGTGCCCACCCCCCGGTTGGCAGTGCCACAGCCGGGATACCGGCcctggctgggggtgctgtggaggggctggtgggggcAACCCCCAGGAGACCCCCTCTCACCTTTGCGAGCCTTTTTCTGGAGCTTGAGGGTGTCAGAGGACTTTTTCTTGATCTCATGGCGTGCTCGCTTGTACTCTGGGGGTGCAGAAGTGCTGTCAGAGGGGAGCCCTGTCCAGCAGCCACCCTGCACAGATCCGTCCTGTCCCCCTTGTACCTTTCGCATGGTCCTTGTCCAGCTGATTGGCAGTTTTCTTCCAGTCCTCAATCCTGTCCTGCAAAGGGTTTATCAGGCTCTCCATGagggcactggagcagggagagagaagcagagtgTGGGAGAGTGCTGGAGCCATGCTGGAACCATTCCCCACCCATGTCAACCAGCACCCAGCATCCCTCCTTAGGGAGGGAATGAGCCTGGCCAGGCCGTGCCACCAACGCCGTGGGTTTGGAGCTGATCCTGGTGCTGCTTACTTGGTGAATTGCCGGAGCTTGGCCTCGATGCTGCGGTGCCGCATGCACATCCGGGTCAGCGCCGAGCCGATGTCCCTCGTGGCACCTGGGGGGAGCAAAGTGCTGCTGAcgaggggcagggacacccccacaCCAGTCCCAGCCCAGTTTGTACGGTGGGAACAGGGTGGGTTGTGACAGGGACCATCAGCACTGGGATGTACTGGGCAATGGGGACACTTTAGGCAGGGGGTGGCTTGTTTTTTCCCACGATAAAtccacaaaataaagaaataaataatcatCCACTAACTAATACATGAAACACTAAATATATCTTCTGGAGGCTTTGAAATTAGAACCTGctcccattttttcccagtttgtCTTAAATTTGGCGCTGGGGgcccagggaagggaggtgATGAGGTACCCTGGCTTAGTTCCAGGCAGTCAGCTCTGTCCCACACCTTCAGGCACAATCACGAGCGGATAAAAAGGGAGTCTAAACTCCCGTGGGGGGGGATATTTGCCAGCAGCAGATAGCAGGAGCATCCTTTTTAGGTGAAACCGCTGAAGCCTAAGGATGGCCACatggtggcagtgctgctggcaatTCCTACAGAAAACGGAAATAAAAAATCCTTGGGTGCAAACTAAGGAGTGACATTCAGTCTTTCTTTCCCCTAAAAAAGCCTCCAAAGAAACCTCCCACCCCTTTGTAGGAGTTTTGGATGTCCCTCAGTCTCCCAGTGCTATGGAAATAGGGGAACCCATGGGCCTTTTCCTACTCTGGGGTAGTCTCCTAATCCAGATCCTAATGCTCttatcccagctcctgctgcttctaaTCTGATTCTCATGCACTGTGTGCaaggccagcagccagcccccacccagtgcctcagtttccccacgctgctgctctgctgcccaccctCCAAAAAGCCCTGCAGGTAGAGCAGCACTACAGGGTGACACTGACTCCTGTGGTGCtggtccccagctgtccccagcactgctcctgtgcCTCCTCCTTGCTTTGACTGCCTGGGCTgacagggagctggaggagccctAATCCCCCTGGTGCAGTGGGCTAGTGGGTTTGGAGGCAAAGCTGATCCTGGCTCAAGCTGCtgcctccacctcctcctcctcctcctcctcctcgcgTGGCTCCAGATGGCCTGGATGCCGCCAGTCTGCAAACCAGCCCGGGACCATCTGCTTGGCAGAAGCCAGGCAGTGGGAAGTGGCTCCTCACTGCCAGCAGGCACCTGGAGAGGGTCTGGGGGATGATCCTTCCCCTTCACTCCCCAACAGTATTGGGGGACCCCACATACAGCCTTGGCTCTTCAGTCACCTCCCTGGTGAGTTAGGGTTTGTCCCCAGAACAGTGAAGCTCGGACTCCTGAATCTCCCTCTAACTAattccccttccctggggaccCCCGGAGCAGCTGGGACCCCCCTGGGAACTCCCCAGATGTGTGCCAGGGACAAGGAAGGTGGATTCTGCATCCCAGGGGGCAGAGACAGGTGCAGGAGACCCTGATGTGGGGCTGAGCCACCCTGAATGTCCCAGCCCCACCAGAAAATGTGGCTAAGCACCCACGGGTGGTGAGAAGCAGCACCCACATGGGTGCTcacctccttccccctccccactccatccttccagtgctgcttcccagggaatgctgcacCTTGGTGTGGGAACAGGCTGGATATCTCTCTGTGGATGGTGAAGCTGCTGCTTGAAGTCCACCCCAGAAATGTGGGCAGGGCACACCCCACAGGGGACACTCAccacctgtgtccctgcccagacaaGCCTGGGGACGCCCACCCCTAGGAGAGAGGCCCCTACCTCGGGTGTTGGTGGCCATGTCGGCCACTTTCTGGAAGGCATCCAGGAAGGCAACTGCGGCCAGCACCGTGGTCCTGAGGCAGAGAGAGCGAGGGGGAGCTCAGTGGCTGTGGGACACCTGGGATGTGTCATGAGGAGGGGGATCCCCCATGTCCCACCCCCCCTTTAGCCACTCACCtgagctgggagtgcagctTGGTGGCCTTCGAGTTGAAATCCTCCCATATGGGGTAGGAGCTCTGCAAGGAGGAAGGGTGATGGTGAGAGACAGGGACCCTCACCCCCTGCACTGCTTCCCCAGTCAGGGCAGGTCCCTCCTGCACTGGTGCAGAGAGGGCAGCTCAATAGCTTCTCTGATGGCTAATAAAGGCTGAGCACAACTCTTTTCCCTCCtgatgtttttccctttccagtcTGGCCACCCAAACCTCTAGACCATGGAGACCTCAGGATTTTGAGTGATTTCTTCCTCATTGAGggcatgaaataaaaaatctttaagACTCTGGCCAGCAGTAGAGGAgacccccagcagcagcttctccccaaAACACTGATGGCCAAAGCCACCATCATGGAGAGCTCCAGTCCCACAGACAGGAGCCCCAGTCCTCACCTCCCCTGAGCCCAAGGACcaacagggcaggaggggaggtcGGGGTCCCCAGAACCCTGAATGGGGCAGttgtgtggggacagggacagggcacaggtgCTTGGGGggccaccccagtgctgggcCAATGAGGCCACTCTGGTGCCATCCTGGCAAGGCCATCTGTGCAAGACCATTCCCACTGCCCTTGTGGCGAGGCTGTTCCAGGGCTGTCCTGGTGCAACCATTCGTTCCAGTGGAGTCATCCCAGGGcagtcccagtgccaccatcccagtgAGGACATCCCAGTGCCACTGTTTCAACAAGTCTCTCTCAGCGCTGTCCCCTGAAGCCAGTCCCAGCAGACCATGCTGCTGCCATTCCAGTGAGGACTGTCCCAGTAATGCCAGCTGCAGCGCCATCCCAGCAAGGCCATCCTGGTGCCATCACAACAAGGCTGATCCTGATCCATCATACAGCCAGGCCATCCCAGTGTCACCATCCCAGCAAGGCCAATCCATGTTGTCCTGGTGAGATTAATCCTGGTGCTGTCTTGACAAGGccatcccagtgtcaccctTGCATGGCCAGTACCGGTGCCATATTCCAGTGAAGCTATTCAGGTGCCCCAATCCTGGCAAGGCCATTCCAGTGCTGTTCCAGTGAAGCTGGTCCCAGTGGTACTATCCCAGCAAAGCCATTCCAGTAGGGCCAGTCCTGGTTCATCATCCTGGTGAAGCcatgctggtgctgctctcctAGCAAGGTCAGTCCTGGTCCCGCTGTCCCAGTGACAGAATCTCGGTGCTATCCTGGTGTCACCATCCGATGGCAGTGACAGGCATCTGTAAAACTCCCCTAGGGCAGCCACCAGGCTGGGACACGTACATTGCCACACATCCACATGGGCACTACGGCTTGGTGGCAGCTTGGGAACAAGGTTTGCACTGAGGCAGCATGAGACCAGCCCAGCATTTTTTGGGACCATGAAAGCCCCTATTTCCTCATGAGCCAGCAAAGAAAGGGTTTGAGGGTGCCACTTGACACATCACTCACTTCTGGCAGTGACCCCCTGGTTGTGGGTCCCCAGGGACTGTCATTGCCAGAGGGCTGGGCCACCATTCCTGGGCCACTGGCTCCGGGCCACCTTCCTTGgccaccctgggcagggcaaCTGAGGCTCCCGTGTAGAAGGGAGCAGACTGAGAtgcccccaaacccctgtgATGCCAGGCATGAGGAGGATGGGGAAGAGGACAATGGGCACAAGGACATGTCAAGGTCACtcagggacactgagcacacG
It contains:
- the MTSS2 gene encoding protein MTSS 2 isoform X8, whose amino-acid sequence is METAEKECGALGGLFQAIINDMKSSYPIWEDFNSKATKLHSQLRTTVLAAVAFLDAFQKVADMATNTRGATRDIGSALTRMCMRHRSIEAKLRQFTNALMESLINPLQDRIEDWKKTANQLDKDHAKEYKRARHEIKKKSSDTLKLQKKARKGKGDLQPQLDNALQDVNDMYLLLEETEKQAVRKALIEERGRFCTFITFLQPVVNGELTMLGEITHLQGIIEDLVVLTAEPHKLPPASEQVIKDLKGSDYSWSYQTPPSSPSSSSSRKSSMCSSVSSAKGGMAWPGGAQTCSPSSTYRYRSLAQPPAAATRLSSVSSHDSGFISQDAAYSKPPSPMPSDITSQKSSSSASSEASETCQSVSECSSPTSDWSKASPYDQPVVPTLQRRKDRVEHLREAEMGSPAGGYPGIGAEDAPRPRMSPATIAAKQHGEEVSPAASDLAMVLTRGLSLEHQKSSRDSLQYSSGYSTQTTTPSCSEDTIPSQGSDYDCYSVNGDVECDPQSDFDKSSTIPRNSNIAQNYRRMIQTKRPASTAGLPTGTNLPAGTTPGVATIRRTPSTKPSVRRTLSNAGPIPIRPPIVPVKTPTVPDSPGYAGPTRVGSEECVFYADDASPNPLDFAKASPKRLSLPNTAWGGGAMEISVYPGAGQHLSAEEEEDQQLAANRHSLVEKIGELVAGAHALGEGQFPFPTALVGSGPGEETPAPPPAASMDPPAEDMLVAIRRGVRLRRTVTNDRSAPRIS
- the MTSS2 gene encoding protein MTSS 2 isoform X9; translated protein: METAEKECGALGGLFQAIINDMKSSYPIWEDFNSKATKLHSQLRTTVLAAVAFLDAFQKVADMATNTRGATRDIGSALTRMCMRHRSIEAKLRQFTNALMESLINPLQDRIEDWKKTANQLDKDHAKEYKRARHEIKKKSSDTLKLQKKARKGKGDLQPQLDNALQDVNDMYLLLEETEKQAVRKALIEERGRFCTFITFLQPVVNGELTMLGEITHLQGIIEDLVVLTAEPHKLPPASEQVIKDLKGSDYSWSYQTPPSSPSSSSSRKSSMCSVSSAKGGMAWPGGAQTCSPSSTYRYRSLAQPPAAATRLSSVSSHDSGFISQDAAYSKPPSPMPSDITSQQKSSSSASSEASETCQSVSECSSPTSDWSKASPYDQPVVPTLQRRKDRVEHLREAEMGSPAGGYPGIGAEDAPRPRMSPATIAAKQHGEEVSPAASDLAMVLTRGLSLEHQKSSRDSLQYSSGYSTQTTTPSCSEDTIPSQGSDYDCYSVNGDVECDPQSDFDKSSTIPRNSNIAQNYRRMIQTKRPASTAGLPTGTNLPAGTTPGVATIRRTPSTKPSVRRTLSNAGPIPIRPPIVPVKTPTVPDSPGYAGPTRVGSEECVFYADDASPNPLDFAKASPKRLSLPNTAWGGGAMEISVYPGAGQHLSAEEEEDQQLAANRHSLVEKIGELVAGAHALGEGQFPFPTALVGSGPGEETPAPPPAASMDPPAEDMLVAIRRGVRLRRTVTNDRSAPRIS
- the MTSS2 gene encoding protein MTSS 2 isoform X7; this translates as METAEKECGALGGLFQAIINDMKSSYPIWEDFNSKATKLHSQLRTTVLAAVAFLDAFQKVADMATNTRGATRDIGSALTRMCMRHRSIEAKLRQFTNALMESLINPLQDRIEDWKKTANQLDKDHAKEYKRARHEIKKKSSDTLKLQKKARKGKGDLQPQLDNALQDVNDMYLLLEETEKQAVRKALIEERGRFCTFITFLQPVVNGELTMLGEITHLQGIIEDLVVLTAEPHKLPPASEQVIKDLKGSDYSWSYQTPPSSPSSSSSRKSSMCSSVSSAKGGMAWPGGAQTCSPSSTYRYRSLAQPPAAATRLSSVSSHDSGFISQDAAYSKPPSPMPSDITSQQKSSSSASSEASETCQSVSECSSPTSDWSKASPYDQPVVPTLQRRKDRVEHLREAEMGSPAGGYPGIGAEDAPRPRMSPATIAAKQHGEEVSPAASDLAMVLTRGLSLEHQKSSRDSLQYSSGYSTQTTTPSCSEDTIPSQGSDYDCYSVNGDVECDPQSDFDKSSTIPRNSNIAQNYRRMIQTKRPASTAGLPTGTNLPAGTTPGVATIRRTPSTKPSVRRTLSNAGPIPIRPPIVPVKTPTVPDSPGYAGPTRVGSEECVFYADDASPNPLDFAKASPKRLSLPNTAWGGGAMEISVYPGAGQHLSAEEEEDQQLAANRHSLVEKIGELVAGAHALGEGQFPFPTALVGSGPGEETPAPPPAASMDPPAEDMLVAIRRGVRLRRTVTNDRSAPRIS
- the MTSS2 gene encoding protein MTSS 2 isoform X10 is translated as METAEKECGALGGLFQAIINDMKSSYPIWEDFNSKATKLHSQLRTTVLAAVAFLDAFQKVADMATNTRGATRDIGSALTRMCMRHRSIEAKLRQFTNALMESLINPLQDRIEDWKKTANQLDKDHAKEYKRARHEIKKKSSDTLKLQKKARKGKGDLQPQLDNALQDVNDMYLLLEETEKQAVRKALIEERGRFCTFITFLQPVVNGELTMLGEITHLQGIIEDLVVLTAEPHKLPPASEQVIKDLKGSDYSWSYQTPPSSPSSSSSRKSSMCSVSSAKGGMAWPGGAQTCSPSSTYRYRSLAQPPAAATRLSSVSSHDSGFISQDAAYSKPPSPMPSDITSQKSSSSASSEASETCQSVSECSSPTSDWSKASPYDQPVVPTLQRRKDRVEHLREAEMGSPAGGYPGIGAEDAPRPRMSPATIAAKQHGEEVSPAASDLAMVLTRGLSLEHQKSSRDSLQYSSGYSTQTTTPSCSEDTIPSQGSDYDCYSVNGDVECDPQSDFDKSSTIPRNSNIAQNYRRMIQTKRPASTAGLPTGTNLPAGTTPGVATIRRTPSTKPSVRRTLSNAGPIPIRPPIVPVKTPTVPDSPGYAGPTRVGSEECVFYADDASPNPLDFAKASPKRLSLPNTAWGGGAMEISVYPGAGQHLSAEEEEDQQLAANRHSLVEKIGELVAGAHALGEGQFPFPTALVGSGPGEETPAPPPAASMDPPAEDMLVAIRRGVRLRRTVTNDRSAPRIS
- the MTSS2 gene encoding protein MTSS 2 isoform X14, which produces METAEKECGALGGLFQAIINDMKSSYPIWEDFNSKATKLHSQLRTTVLAAVAFLDAFQKVADMATNTRGATRDIGSALTRMCMRHRSIEAKLRQFTNALMESLINPLQDRIEDWKKTANQLDKDHAKEYKRARHEIKKKSSDTLKLQKKARKGKGDLQPQLDNALQDVNDMYLLLEETEKQAVRKALIEERGRFCTFITFLQPVVNGELTMLGEITHLQGIIEDLVVLTAEPHKLPPASEQVIKDLKGSDYSWSYQTPPSSPSSSSSRKSSMCSVSSAKGGMAWPGGAQTCSPSSTYRYRSLAQPPAAATRLSSVSSHDSGFISQDAAYSKPPSPMPSDITSQQKSSSSASSEASETCQSVSECSSPTSDWSKASPYDQPVVPTLQRRKDRVEHLREAEMGSPAGGYPGIGAEDAPRPRMSPATIAAKHGEEVSPAASDLAMVLTRGLSLEHQKSSRDSLQYSSGYSTQTTTPSCSEDTIPSQGSDYDCYSVNGDVECDPQSDFDKSSTIPRNSNIAQNYRRMIQTKRPASTAGLPTGTNLPAGTTPGVATIRRTPSTKPSVRRTLSNAGPIPIRPPIVPVKTPTVPDSPGYAGPTRVGSEECVFYADDASPNPLDFAKASPKRLSLPNTAWGGGAMEISVYPGAGQHLSAEEEEDQQLAANRHSLVEKIGELVAGAHALGEGQFPFPTALVGSGPGEETPAPPPAASMDPPAEDMLVAIRRGVRLRRTVTNDRSAPRIS